Proteins from one Candidatus Eisenbacteria bacterium genomic window:
- the plsY gene encoding glycerol-3-phosphate 1-O-acyltransferase PlsY, which translates to MGLVLMALALGYLSGALPWGLWLGRWFRGVDVREHGSRNLGATNVYRVLGPRLGVATLLLDVLKGALPVWLVPALPQMDRFPGGQAWCAVAVALAAVAGHVWTCFAGFKGGKGVATTAGVLLALAPLAFGVFVVVFVITLALSRYVSLGSVLGSVAFVIALALIEGTRTPAFMLGGLLAILVILRHRENLKRLARGEERRFSFRGGAST; encoded by the coding sequence ATGGGTCTGGTGCTCATGGCGCTCGCCCTCGGTTACCTGAGCGGAGCGCTGCCCTGGGGACTGTGGCTCGGACGCTGGTTTCGGGGCGTCGATGTGCGCGAGCACGGCTCACGCAATCTCGGCGCCACGAACGTCTATCGCGTGCTCGGTCCACGGCTCGGCGTCGCGACCCTGCTGCTCGACGTGCTCAAGGGCGCGCTGCCGGTGTGGCTGGTTCCGGCGCTTCCGCAGATGGACCGCTTTCCCGGCGGTCAGGCATGGTGCGCGGTGGCGGTGGCGCTGGCTGCGGTCGCCGGACACGTCTGGACCTGCTTCGCCGGATTCAAGGGAGGGAAGGGCGTGGCCACGACCGCGGGGGTTCTGCTGGCGCTCGCGCCGCTGGCCTTCGGCGTATTCGTCGTCGTGTTCGTGATCACGCTGGCGCTCTCGCGATACGTCTCGCTGGGATCCGTGCTCGGTTCCGTGGCCTTCGTCATCGCGCTCGCGCTCATCGAAGGAACAAGGACACCCGCCTTCATGCTCGGCGGGTTGCTCGCGATCTTGGTGATCCTCCGTCATCGTGAGAACCTGAAGCGCCTCGCGCGCGGCGAGGAGCGACGGTTCTCGTTCAGGGGAGGCGCCTCGACATGA
- a CDS encoding NAD(P)H-dependent glycerol-3-phosphate dehydrogenase, with protein sequence MSRVAVLGAGSWGTALAVLLADAGHEVRLWGRSRELLAQLARDRENRKFLAGITLPAGIKVQPELEAALGSADAVTFVVPSHALRALAGEVSKSGSVGLAVCATKGLELATLERPTEVLGEMLAKRDVVALVGPSHAEEVSRGVPTSVVAACEDEDRAREVQRLFSTARFRVYTNTDVAGCEYGAALKNVIAIAAGVCDGLGYGDNTKGALLTRGLAEIARLGMALGGRRETFFGLTGMGDLVTTAISRHSRNRNVGERLGRGESLEQITRSMVMVAEGIHTARAALESARRHGVDLPITEQVCAILVDGKSPRQALETLMSRELKSEEWKGGAAVVTPES encoded by the coding sequence ATGAGTCGCGTCGCGGTTCTCGGCGCCGGATCGTGGGGCACGGCGCTCGCGGTGCTGCTGGCGGATGCTGGACACGAAGTCCGCCTGTGGGGGAGGAGTCGCGAGCTCCTGGCCCAGCTCGCGCGCGACCGTGAGAACCGGAAGTTTTTAGCTGGCATCACGCTCCCAGCGGGTATTAAGGTTCAGCCGGAACTGGAGGCGGCGCTCGGCTCAGCGGATGCGGTGACCTTCGTCGTTCCATCGCACGCACTGCGCGCGCTGGCCGGCGAGGTCAGCAAGAGCGGCTCGGTCGGGCTGGCGGTGTGCGCGACCAAAGGGCTCGAGCTCGCGACGCTCGAGCGTCCCACGGAAGTGCTGGGCGAGATGCTGGCGAAGCGCGACGTGGTCGCGCTCGTGGGACCGAGTCACGCCGAGGAGGTTTCACGGGGCGTTCCCACTTCGGTCGTCGCCGCCTGCGAGGACGAAGACCGGGCGCGGGAGGTGCAGCGGTTGTTCTCGACCGCGCGCTTCCGCGTCTACACCAACACGGACGTGGCGGGGTGTGAGTACGGTGCGGCGCTCAAGAACGTGATCGCGATCGCGGCGGGGGTGTGCGATGGGCTGGGCTACGGGGACAATACGAAAGGCGCTCTCCTGACCCGCGGGCTCGCGGAGATCGCGCGGCTGGGCATGGCGCTGGGCGGCCGGCGCGAGACCTTCTTCGGTCTCACCGGAATGGGGGACCTCGTCACCACCGCGATCAGCCGCCATAGCCGGAACCGCAACGTCGGCGAACGTCTCGGACGAGGCGAGAGCCTGGAGCAGATCACCCGCAGCATGGTGATGGTGGCCGAGGGCATTCACACCGCGCGCGCCGCGCTCGAGAGCGCGCGACGGCACGGCGTGGATCTGCCGATCACCGAGCAGGTCTGCGCCATCCTGGTCGATGGCAAGAGCCCGCGTCAGGCGCTCGAGACCCTCATGTCTCGAGAGCTGAAGAGCGAGGAATGGAAAGGAGGTGCCGCCGTTGTCACCCCTGAAAGCTGA
- a CDS encoding MerR family transcriptional regulator, whose product MSPLKAEAPPDSKLYRSISEVSDLVGVKPHVLRYWETQFSMLRPKKNRAGNRMYRPEEVKLLLRIKELLYDRRFTIAGARRRLLDERKEPVPQVEMGFADAEKRLVLHEVKTELRQLLDRLRVRGGVRS is encoded by the coding sequence TTGTCACCCCTGAAAGCTGAAGCGCCGCCCGATTCCAAGCTCTATCGATCGATCAGCGAGGTGAGCGATCTCGTGGGCGTGAAGCCGCACGTCTTGCGCTACTGGGAAACGCAGTTCAGCATGCTGCGGCCGAAGAAGAACCGCGCCGGCAACCGCATGTACCGCCCCGAGGAAGTGAAGCTCCTGCTCCGCATCAAAGAGCTGCTCTACGACCGCCGATTCACCATCGCCGGCGCGCGCCGTCGTTTGCTCGACGAGCGCAAGGAGCCGGTTCCTCAGGTCGAGATGGGCTTCGCCGATGCCGAGAAGCGCTTGGTGCTGCACGAGGTGAAGACCGAGCTGCGGCAACTCCTGGATCGCCTGCGCGTTCGGGGCGGCGTCCGCAGCTAG